In the genome of Monodelphis domestica isolate mMonDom1 chromosome 2, mMonDom1.pri, whole genome shotgun sequence, one region contains:
- the LOC100013807 gene encoding keratin, type I cuticular Ha8-like, translated as MTRSCCGNNSSRGSLKSCLKASGQKAVSIASHPGSSIPRSQPSPSTRSNPHLANSYQSSANLPQTFGSSSDQPSLRTLPRCHSMSSLPGAHNIPASAGIGSWFGDIALNGSEKETMRFLNDRLANYLEKVRRLEQQNAELEGKIKEWSQCQVPNMCSNYTSYFKTIHELQCKEVYNLQCQLGDKLRIELDMTPPLDLNRVLGEMRCQYEAMLETNRNDVEQWFIAQIEGISLQEMSCSEELQCCHSEILELKRSVNALEVELQAQHKMVDCLENSLCESETRYSTELAQMQYLISNVEEQLAEIRADLERQNQEYQVLLDVKARLVCEISTYRNLLEKEDNKLPNNPCATSSCHTPRAPSLSCSPSTLPKSQGAVMASNRAFTQGQF; from the exons ATGACTAGAAGCTGCTGTGGAAACAACTCTTCTCGGGGTTCTCTTAAGAGCTGTCTGAAGGCTTCAGGTCAAAAGGCTGTTTCTATAGCTAGTCATCCTGGAAGCTCTATTCCCCGCAGCCAGCCTTCCCCTAGCACTAGATCCAATCCCCATCTGGCAAATAGCTATCAGTCCAGTGCCAATCTTCCCCAGACTTTTGGGTCATCTTCAGACCAGCCAAGTCTCCGAACCTTGCCCAGATGTCACTCAATGAGTTCTCTTCCAGGAGCCCATAACATCCCTGCCAGTGCTGGCATCGGTAGCTGGTTTGGTGATATAGCTCTCAATGGCAGTGAGAAAGAGACCATGAGGTTCTTGAATGATCGTCTGGCCAACTATCTGGAGAAGGTGCGGCGATTGGAGCAGCAAAATGCAGAGCTGGAAGGCAAAATCAAGGAATGGAGTCAGTGCCAAGTCCCCAACATGTGCTCCAACTATACCTCTTATTTCAAGACCATCCATGAGCTTCAATGCAAG GAAGTCTACAACCTGCAATGCCAGTTGGGAGATAAGCTCCGTATTGAGCTGGATATGACCCCACCATTGGACCTTAATCGGGTGCTGGGTGAGATGCGTTGTCAATATGAGGCCATGTTGGAGACTAACCGCAATGATGTGGAGCAGTGGTTCATCGCTCAG ATTGAGGGCATCAGTCTGCAGGAAATGTCTTGTTCAGAGGAGCTACAGTGCTGCCATTCAGAGATCCTGGAGTTGAAACGCTCAGTGAATGCTTTGGAGGTTGAGCTGCAGGCTCAGCACAAAATGGTAG ATTGTTTGGAAAACTCCTTGTGTGAATCTGAGACTCGCTACAGCACTGAGCTGGCCCAGATGCAGTACTTGATCAGCAATGTGGAGGAGCAGCTGGCTGAGATCCGGGCTGACCTGGAGAGACAGAACCAGGAGTATCAGGTCCTCCTGGATGTTAAGGCCCGGCTGGTGTGTGAGATCTCCACCTACAgaaatctgctggagaaggaGGACAACAA ACTTCCAAACAATCCATGTGCAACTTCCTCGTGCCACACACCAAGAGCTCCCTCTTTGAGTTGCTCTCCCTCTACTCTCCCAAAGAGCCAAGGAGCTGTCATGGCCAGCAATAGAGCCTTCACACAGGGGCAGTTCTGA